The genomic region ATGTTACGCGCGGACAGGATTTGCTGGCGGCGACCGATCTGCAGCGTCTGCTGCAAGAGTTATTGGATCTGCCGCAGCCGGTCTATTCGCATCATCGGGTGATCCGATGGGCCAACGGGCAAAAACTTTCGAAGTCCAATCAGGATATGGGGCTCCGGGTGCTGCGCGACGAAGGGGCGACAGCGGACGATATCCGGCGGGTCATTTTCGAAGTCTGATCGTGCCGTAACGTTTTTGTGGCCGTTGCGATATGGCGAAGCGTGTTCCGGGGCGGAATTAAATTCCCTAAGGCGCCAACTTTTTTGATTCGGCGCCGGTGCCATATTTCATTGCCGCGTTTCCGGGTCGTATTCCGCGCCGAATTCGTGCGCGATATTTCCCTTATTACTCTTAAGATTCAAAAATAATCGAAAAGCAAATTGGCCCCTCCTTGTAACTTTGGCCAAATCACGTCAATTTTAATCGTTCTCTAATCTATCCACCGGATTCTCGCATTTATGGCAGAAACATCGAAAATTGTCGGTGCCAGATTATCCGTCGCAATTGCGCACGGACTTGCAATCGTCCGTCAATTCGTCATTTGGGCCTTTGCGGACGTCCCGGAAACGGTTGAAGTTCGCAGGCCGGTCGAGCCGCGCCGGCTATCGCTTGCCGATCAATGGAGCCGACTGTCCGACATCGTGATCGGGGCGGCGCAGCAAGCTGAAACAGCGACGCGCTGCCATGCCTCTGCAACCCAGCAGATCGATCTGGCGCAATATGCTTTGTCGTCTTTGATCGATGAATTGTCGTCCGTCATGGATATGGGCGATCGGGTTCGCCGTCGCGCGACGGTGCATGTGTTGGGTGTGGCGCCGATGCCGGCGCTGCGGCCGATCGGCGGCGCAATCGCTGCTTAAACGCTTCACGCAAGACGGCTTTCGGCGTTGGTCCTGGGTTGATATGGGTAGTTCGACTGCCCGCATTTCAGGATCGAGACAATCTCCGTGGCCGATGACCGCTCATCTCTTTCAGCAATAGCAACGCCAAATCTTGGACCGGCGGCGCGTGCGCGGGGCGTGATTGCGGGGCTTTTGTCGGAGCCGTTGGCGGCTGGGCTTTATCTGGTCGCGACGCCAATCGGCAATCTCGGGGATATCACGCTGCGTGCACTGTCGGTGCTGGCGCGGGCCGACATCATTTATTGCGAAGATACGCGTCATTCCGCGAAGCTTTTGCAGCATTATGGCATTGCCACGCGGACGCGGCCATTTCACGACCATAATGAAGAGCGCGAAAGCGCGCGCGTTATTGACGAACTCAAAGCCGATAAGCGCATTGCGATCATATCGGACGCCGGGACGCCCCTGCTTTCGGATCCGGGATTCAAACTTGTGCGCGCTGCGGCGGCGGAAGACATTCCAGTCGTCGCTATTCCCGGCGCGTCGGCGCTGCTGCCAGCGCTGACAACCAGTGGTCTGCCGACGGATGCATTCTTCTTCGCGGGCTTTTTGCCGCCGAAGCAGGCGGCCCGGCGGGCGCGGCTTGCGGAATTATCGGCCATTCCTGGCAGTCTCATCTTTTATGAAGCGCCTCACCGTGTCGCGGAGACGATTCCGGATATGGCGCGTTTGCTCGGTAGCCGAGACGCCGTCATCGCCCGCGAACTGACGAAGCTGCACGAGGATGTTCGGCGCGGCACTCTGGCGGAGCTTGCTGAGGCAACTCCAATGGAGGGCCTCAAGGGCGAGGTTGTCATTGTCGTCGGGCCGGAGCAGGCTCAGGCCGTTAGCGACGAGACGTTGACGGCGCGGCTGGCGGGGGCTCTTGAGGTTATGAGCCTCAAGGATGCCGCCAAAGCCCTGGCCGACGAATTTGGGGTTCCGAAAGCGCGGGTTTATGGGCTTGGGATCAAGGCGAAAGATGAACTAAAGGCGAAGGACGTGGGACGATGAGTTCGAACGTCAATGATGAGCTTCGGCAGCGGCTTGAGCGCAAGCGGCGGCACCATAGTGGTGTCAGGGCCGAGACGATCGTTGCGGCGGTCTATATGGCGACCGGGCATCGCATTTTGGGCCGCCGGTTCAAGACCCCGGTCGGGGAAATCGACCTGATCGCGATCAGGAAAAACCGGGTGGCTTTCATCGAGGTCAAACGGCGGCAGACAACCGAAGAAGCCGAAGACGCCATTACGCTGACGATGCGCCGCCGGGTGCGCCGCGCGGCCGACCTCTGGCTGGCGCGCAACCCGCAATACCGCGAGCACGACGTCGGTTTCGACCTGGTGTTCGTGCTGCCCTGGCGCTTTCCGATTATCATGCGGGATGCACTTTGAGACAAAAAAAAGACCCGCCGAAGCGGGTCTTTAAGTGATTGAACGTGAAGTGCAGGGACCGTCATCGTCTAGGAACGCGCGAGCGCGATAGATTTGCGCTGCATGTTGATGAACGTTTAGCTGGTCGAGCCTGAACGTAATTTGAACGGCGCTCGATCCCTTTGTTCATCCCTCCGGAAGCCGGCCGGGCCGCGAAACGCCCGAAATTCAGGCTCCTTGCGAAAATGTAATGCGGCAACGCGCCCTCTTGGCGCACTGTTGAAGCCTTGCAGAGTGCATGTTAAGGACAGCCCGGCTTTGGAAGGGGGCTGCTGGTGGGTTCCGGCCCCGGCGCTCTTTTTTTGTCAAAGGCCTTTCCTTGGAGCGGGCGCAATTTCGGGCCTTTTCGTGCCCCGCCCTCTATGCGCCCGAAGGCGCGAGGTGAGAGCGACGTGGCGACGGACGAAACAAGCGTGGACGGAGTGGCCGGACGATATGCGTCGGCCTTGTTCGAGCTGGCTAAGGAAAGCTCGAACATCGAGGGGATCGAAAGCGATCTCGTAAATTTCCAATCGTTGCTCGATGAAAGCCCGGATCTGGTGCGCCTTGTGTGCAGCCCGGTGATCGCCGCCGACGATCAAGAGAAGGCGATGGCCGCCATTCTCGACAGGGCAGGCATCGGCGGCTTGACCGCGAACTTCCTGAAGCTCGTGACCGCCAATCGGCGCCTGTTCGTCATTCAGGACATGATCAAAGTTTATCGCTCGCTCGCTGCCAAGGCGCGCGGCGAAATCACGGCTGAGGTCACCAGCGCGTTTGCGCTCAACGACGAGCAGATCTCGGCTCTTAAAGAAACGCTGAAAGCTTCTGTCGGCAAGGATGTGACGCTGCAGTCGCGCGTCGATCCGAGCATTCTCGGCGGCCTGATCGTCAAGGTTGGCAGCCGCATGATCGACTCCTCGCTCAAGACCAAGCTTCAGAACATGAAGACGGCGCTGAACGGAGCCGGGGCTTAAGGCCTGACAGTTTCGCTGCTGGCTGCGAGGCCGGCGGTGTCACCGCAAGGTTTGCACTTAACAAATTGGCATAAGGGGCCGGACCAGGCTCCGTAAATGGAAACGACCAGGGAAGAGGTCTCAATGGAAATCCGGGCCGCAGAAATTTCTTCGATCCTGAAGGATCAGATCAAAAACTTCGGCAAGGAAGCCGAGGTTTCCGAAATCGGCCAGGTGCTGTCGGTCGGCGACGGCATCGCACGCGTCTATGGTCTCGACAACGTCCAGGCGGGCGAGATGGTCGAGTTCCCCGGCGGCATCCGCGGCATGGCGCTGAACCTCGAAGCCGATAATGTCGGCGTCGTTATTTTCGGCGACGATCGCACGATCAAGGAAGGCGACACCGTCAAGCGGACCGGCGCCATCGTCGAAGTTCCGGTCGGCAAGGGGCTTCTCGGTCGCGTCGTCGATGGTCTCGGCAACCCGATCGACGGCAAGGGCCCGATCCAGTTCGAGAAAAAGATGCGCGTCGACGTCAAGGCGCCGGGCATCCTGCCGCGCAAGTCGGTGCACGAGCCGATGGCGACGGGTCTCAAGGCCATCGACGCGCTCATCCCGATCGGCCGCGGCCAGCGCGAGTTGGTCATCGGCGACCGTCAGACGGGCAAGACGGCCGTCGTGCTCGATACCTTCCTCAACCAGAAGCCGCTCAACGCAGGCAACGACGAAAGCGCGAAGCTTTATTGCGTGTACGTTGCCGTCGGCCAGAAGCGCTCGACGGTTGCGCAGTTCGTGAAGGTCCTGGAAGAGCGTGGCGCGCTTGAATATTCGATCGTCGTTGCTGCGACCGCGTCCGATCCGGCGCCGATGCAGTACCTCGCGCCGTTCACCGGCTGCACGATGGGCGAATACTTCCGCGACAACGGCATGCACGCCGTGATCGCCTATGACGATCTCTCGAAGCAGGCTGTCGCTTACCGCCAGATGTCGTTGCTGCTGCGTCGTCCGCCGGGCCGCGAAGCTTATCCGGGCGACGTTTTCTATCTCCATTCTCGTCTGCTCGAGCGCGCCGCTAAGATGGGTGACGCTGCCGGCAAGGGGTCGCTGACGGCGCTTCCGGTTATCGAAACGCAAGCCAACGACGTGTCGGCCTACATTCCTACGAACGTCATCTCGATCACCGACGGCCAGATCTTCCTTGAATCGGATCTCTTCTATCAGGGCATCCGTCCGGCCGTGAACGTCGGTCTGTCGGTGTCGCGCGTCGGCTCGTCGGCGCAGACGAAGGCGATGAAGCAGGTTGCCGGCAAGATCAAAGGCGAGCTTGCACAATATCGCGAAATGGCGGCCTTCGCGCAGTTCGGTTCGGATCTCGACGCCGCCACGCAGAAGCTGCTCGCACGCGGCGCCCGCTTGACGGAACTTCTGAAGCAGCCGCAGTTCTCGCCGCTGAAGATGGAAGAGCAGGTTGCGGTGATCTTCGCGGGTACGCGCGGCTACCTCGATGCCATTCCGGTGTCGGCTGTCGGTAAGTTCGAAGAAGGCGTTCTCGCCGGGCTTCGCTCTGAAAAGACGCTGCTTGAGACGATCGCGAAAGAGAAGGCTCTGTCGGCAGACTCCGAGAAGAAGCTGGTCGAGTTCCTCGACAAGTTTGCCAAGGGTTTTGCAGCTTAATCGGGTTCCTTGAGGAGAACGCCCGATGGCGAGCTTAAAAGATATGCGCAACCGCATCGCCTCGGTGAAGGCGACGCGGAAAATCACGAAAGCCATGCAGATGGTTGCGGCGGCGAAGCTGCGCCGCGCGCAGGAAGCCGCAACTGCCGCCCGGCCCTACGCCGAGCGGATGGCCACCGTGCTCGGCAGCCTGGCTTCGAAGGTTGCGGACAAGAATGGCGCTTCGCCACTTCTCGTTGGCACCGGCAAGGATCAGGTGCATCTGCTGATCGTCATGACGGCGGAACGTGGTCTATGCGGCGGTTTCAATTCGAACATCGCCAAGCTAGCGCGTTCAGATGCGAACCGTTTGATCGCCGCGGGCAAGACGGTGAAGATCATGACGGTCGGCCGCAAGGGCGCCGACAACCTGCGTCGCGATCTCGGCCGCAACATTGTCGAGCGCAAAGACTTTCAGGGTGTGCGTCAGCTGACGTTCGGGCATGCCGAGGGCCTCGCGAAGCGAGTGCTTGAGATGTTCGAAGCCGGCGAGTTTGACATCGCAACGCTCTACTTCTCGGAGTTCAAGTCGGTTATCGCGCAGAAGCCGACGGCGCTGCAGCTCATTCCGGCAACCGTGCCTGAGGCGGCACCGGACGCTGCGAAGGGCGCAGGCGCCATTCACGAGTACGAGCCGAGCGAAGAAGAAGTCTTGGGCTTCCTGCTATCGCGCAATATCTCCACGCAGATCTTCCGCGGTCTGCTCGAGAACTCGGCATCGTTCTATGGTGCGCAGATGACCGCGATGGACAACGCGACGCGCAACGCCGGTGACATGATCAATAAGCTGACGATCGCTTACAACCGTCAGCGTCAGGCAAACATCACTAAGGAATTGATCGAGATCATCTCCGGAGCGGAAGCGGTCTAGGGCGAGGTAGATAGATCATGGCCTATGTAACGCGTGCAACGACGAAGGGCGGCCGGGACGGCCGCGCAGTTCTCGAAGAGGGCAAGCTCGCTCTTGCGATGGCGCTGCCGAAGGATCTCGGTGGATCGGGTGAAGGCCATAACCCCGAGCAGCTGTTTGCGCTCGGGTGGTCGTCTTGCTTCGGTCAGGCGGTTCTGCTGCTGGCCAAGAAGCACGGACTCGACGGTCAGGCCGCCAAGGTTACGTGCGAAGTTGAACTCGACAAAGATGCGACGAGCTTCGGCCTCAAGGCGCATCTGACGCTCGCGATTCCTGGCGCCGATAAGGACAAGCTGCAGGCGCTGATCGAAGAAGCGCATCAGATCTGCCCGTATTCCAAAGCGACACGCAACAATATCCCGGTGACGCTCTCGGTCGCCTGAAACAATTCCGCTGGAGATAAAAATGGCTAAAAACGTAGGGAAGATTCACCAGGTGACGGGTGCCGTCGTTGACGTGCATTTCGCCGACAAGCTGCCGGAAATTCTGAACGCGCTTGAGACCACCAACAACGGCAATCGTCTGGTTCTCGAAGTCGCGCAGCACCTTGGTGAAAACACCGTGCGCACGATCGCGATGGACTCTACCGAAGGCTTGGTCCGCGGCCAGGAAGTCACCGACATGGGCGCTCCGATCTCGGTTCCCGTCGGCGACGAGACGCTCGGGCGGATCATGAACGTTATCGGCGAGCCGGTTGATGAAGCCGGTCCGATCAACAGCAGCTCGGTGCGTGCTATCCACCAACCGGCGCCGACGTTTGAAGATCAGGCAACGGAAGCACAGATCCTCGTCACGGGCATCAAGGTCGTCGACCTGCTCGCTCCTTACGCGAAGGGCGGCAAGATCGGCCTGTTCGGCGGCGCGGGCGTCGGCAAGACGGTTTTGATCATGGAGTTGATCAATAACGTTGCTAAGGCCCACGGCGGCTACTCGGTTTTCGCGGGCGTCGGCGAGCGTACGCGTGAGGGCAACGATCTTTATTACGAAATGATCGAGTCCAACGTGAACAAAGACCCGAAGAAGAACAACGGGTCGGCTGCCGGTTCGAAGTGCGCTCTCGTTTACGGTCAGATGAACGAACCGCCGGGTGCGCGTGCACGCGTCGCTCTTTCGGGTCTGACAGTCGCCGAGCACTTCCGTGACCAGGGCCAGGACGTGCTGTTCTTCGTCGACAACATCTTCCGCTTCACGCAGGCGGGTTCGGAAGTGTCGGCGTTGCTCGGCCGCATTCCTTCGGCGGTTGGTTATCAGCCGACGCTGGCGACCGACATGGGCGCCCTGCAGGAGCGCATCACCACGACGCAGAAGGGTTCGATCACGTCGGTGCAGGCCATTTACGTTCCGGCCGACGACTTGACCGACCCGGCGCCGGCAACCTCGTTCGCTCACCTTGATGCGACGACCGTTCTTTCGCGCTCGATTGCTGAAAAGGGCATCTATCCGGCGGTTGATCCGCTCGACTCGACGTCGCGCATGCTCGATCCGCGCATCGTCGGCGAAGAGCACTACGCCGTTGCCCGTAAGGTCCAGGCGATCCTGCAGAAGTACAAGTCGCTGCAGGACATCATCGCGATCCTTGGCATGGACGAGCTTTCCGAAGAGGATAAGCTCACCGTCGCGCGCGCTCGTAAGATCGAGCGTTTCATGTCGCAGCCGTTCCACGTCGCGGAAGTGTTCACCGGCTCGCCCGGCAAGCTCGTTCCGCTCGCCGATACCATCAAGGCGTTCAAGGGCCTCTGCGACGGTGAGTACGATCACCTTCCCGAGCCGGCGTTCTATATGGTCGGTTCGATCGACGAAGCGATCGCGAAGGCAGAGAAGCTCGCGGAAGCGGCATAACAATAAGGCTGAGCGTTTTCGAGCGGAGGACCCGTCCGAAGGCGCCGCCAGGAGAAAGAGTTCATGGCGGAAGCCGGAAAGACGTTTGGAAGCTGCTGCGAAGAGCTGAAAGAAGCTCTTGAAGGCGGCGACTTCGAGCCCTTGATCACGGTCGGGCCCGATGAGGTCATCTACATGACTGTCGGGCTCGTCGATCTCGAAGAAGAAGAGCCGGGTCTGGTCGATCATCCGCTTTTCTTCTGCCCGTTCTGTGGCACCAAGCTGCAGACGCCGGAAGAGGTGAGAGCCAAAGCCGGCGCCGAAGACGACGGCGAAGAAGAGCCGCGCCAGGCTTGATGGCGCCAAAATAAAAAACGACGGCATTAAATAGGTCGAACGCCTTCGAAGGGTCGGAAATCACCATGGCAGGCACATTCAGGTTTGAACTCGTCTCGCCCGAACGGGTGTTGATGTCGGTCGACGCCGAGCAGGTGGTCGTGCCTGGCACAGACGGAGAGTTCACGGTTCTCGCCGGTCATGTGCCGGTCATCTCGACGCTTGTTCCGGGCGTTCTCGATGTTACGGCCGGCAGTGTGCACAAGCGGCTCTTCGTTAAGTCGGGCTTTGCGGAAGTCGATCCGGCGCGCCTGACGGTTCTGGCTGAAAAGGCCTATGACGTCGACGAGATGTCGGCGGCGACGATCGCTGCGGAGCTCAAGACTGCGGAAGCGGAACTCGCCGCCGCAAAGGACGATGATGCGAAGCGCATGGCCGATACGCTCGTCGGTGAGCTGAAGCGGCTTTCGCCGCAGGCTTAAGCGGCGCGCTCAGACACGATCTATAACTGAAACTCAAAGCGCTTCTTGCAGGCTGGGACGATCTCAGCCTTGCGAGGAGCGCTTTGTCATATCTTAGATCGCCGACCGGTGCGCCATGGTTCTGATGGGTCAGGCCTTCAGGCAGCGCTGTCCGTCGGTTGTTTCCCGTCAGGGTTGGTCCTCTCCTGTCCGTTTGTCGATCCGGAACGAGCCGACATAGCGGGCTGCCTTGCTGCCGACGCCGTTTGGCAAAGGCGCGGCGTTGGTTTGAATTTCGTTGCCATCGCTCAGCGTCATGGCCTCAAGCGCAACGGACCTCTTGGTGAAGGACTTCCAGGCGACCGGAATTGCGTGCAGGTCCGGGCCGACCTGCCAGGCGAAGACATCGTATTTCCCGGAGCATGTTTCTGACGCATCGCAGCCTTGATCAGCTCTTGCGCGGTTTTGGGATCTAAGGGGATCGTCATCAGAACCCCCGGACGCAAGTGGCGCCATGCGATCGGAGCGTCCTCGTGCCTCTCGAGCGGGGGTGGCTCGGTTCGGCATTTTTGGGCACGGCGCCTCCGAGCGACAAATTGGATGGCAAATTTCGTTCAAATCAGGTGTAGTTTTGCCGAGTTCTCAACACCGGTTCGATCGTCACTGAAAGCTATATCTAGGTGTGTTACCCAGGCCGCGGATGTCCTGCGGCCAACTGGCGTTGGGCAAATTGTCCAATTTTGCTTCAACCTGTGCGCGTTTAGCGGGAGATCAGGGGAAGCTCTGTCGATAGGACGCGACCTGCCTTGAAACGTTTTTATATATTCGCTCTGTTGCCGTTTCTTGCCCTTCTGGGCGGCTGCAACGCAATCGTGCTCAATCCCGCCGGCGATATTGCCATCCAGCAGCGCGATCTCGTGATTATCTCGACCGTTCTGATGCTCTTGATCATCGTTCCGGTCATGGCACTCACGGCGTGGTTTGCCTGGCATTATCGAGCCTCGAACACGAACGCGCGATATGAGCCGAACTGGTCGCATTCGACCCATCTTGAGCTGATCATCTGGTCGGCACCGCTTCTGATCATCATCTGCCTTGGCGCCGTAACGTGGATGGCGACGCACATGCTTGATCCGTGGCGCCCGCTCAACCGCACCGGCCCGGACAAGGAAATCTCGGCCACCGCAAAGCCGCTTACCGTTCAGGTCGTCGCGCTCGATTGGAAGTGGCTGTTCATCTATCCAGAACAGGGCATCGCGACCGTGAATGAAATGGCGGCTCCCGTCGACCGGCCGCTCAATTTCAAAATTTCTGCGTCGTCGGTGATGAATGCGTTCTACGTTCCGGCGTTGGCCGGCATGATTTACGCGATGCCGGGCATGCAGACCCAGCTGCACGCGGTGATCAACAAGGCGGGCACCTATAAGGGCTTCTCTTCGAACTATAGCGGCAACGGCTTTTCGGAGATGCGGTTCGACTTTCTGGCAATGGACGATGCCGGCTTCGACAAGTGGGTGTCGGACGTCAAGGCATCGCAGACCGGCAAGCTTGGCCGGACCGAGTATCTTGATCTTGAGCGTCCCAGCGAAGCTGTGCCCGTCAAGAAATTCTCGAGCGTCGATCCGCAGCTCTTCGATCTGATCGTCAACATGTGCGTCCAGCCCGGCAAAATGTGCATGCACGAAATGGCAGCCATCGACGCCAAGGGCGGGCTTGGGCTCGCGGGCAACAACATCGTGCAGTCTCTCGAGTACGACAAGTATGCACGTCGCGGCGATGGGCCGGTCGTGAAGAAGTCGTACGTCGCAAGCGTGTGCACGAAGACGGCGCCGATGGGCATGGATGCGCAGGCTGCTGCCGCAGTCACGCCTGTCAGCTCGACGCCGCTCGTCGGGGCCGGGCTGCCGCAGCCGGGCATGTTCCAATCGTTTGCGCGAAAGCCATCAAATTCCTGAGCCGTCGGGCTCCTGACCGGGATAGTTTCCAGAGATGTTCGAAAACTTTGACCTTCAGAAAGCGATATTCGGGCGGTTGACGCTCGAATCTATTCCCTATCACGAGCCGATTTTGGTGATGACGTTCATCGGCGTCGCTATCGGCGGTGCGGTGGTTCTGGGCGCCATCACCTACTACAGGCTGTGGGGCTACCTCTGGCACGAATGGTTCACGAGCGTCGATCACAAGCGGATCGGCGTCATGTATATCGTGCTCGGCCTGGTGATGCTGCTTCGCGGCTTCGCCGACGCCATCATGATGCGCGCGCAGCAGGCCATCGCCTTCAATGGCAACGAGGGCTATCTGCCGGCGCACCACTTCGACCAGATCTTCACGGCGCATGGCGTGATCATGATCTTCTTCGTGGCGATGCCGCTGGTCACGGGTTTGATGAACTATGTCGTGCCGCTGCAGATCGGCGCGCGCGACGTCGCCTTCCCGTTCCTCAACAACTTCAGCTTCTGGATGACGGTTTCGGGCGGCGTGCTTGTCATGGCGTCGCTGTTCGTCGGTGAGTTCGCGCGGACCGGGTGGCTCGCCTATCCGCCGCTTTCGAACTACGCCTACAGTCCAGATGTCGGGGTCGATTACTACATATGGGCGCTGCAGATAGCCGGCGTCGGAACGCTTCTATCGGGCGTCAACCTGATCGCGACGATCGTGAAGATGCGTTGCCCCGGTATGACGATGATGAAGATGCCGGTCTTCACCTGGACCGCGCTTTGCACCAACGTTCTGATCGTGGCGGCCTTCCCCGTTCTGACGGGTGTGCTGGCCCTGCTCTCTCTCGACCGGTACGTCGGCACGAATTTCTTCACGAACGACTTCGGCGGCAACCCGATGATGTACGTGAACCTCATCTGGATCTGGGGCCATCCCGAAGTTTACATTCTCGTGCTGCCGGTGTTCGGCGTGTTCTCCGAGGTGACCGCGACGTTCTCGGGCAAGCGCCTCTTTGGCTACACGTCGATGGTCTACGCCACGGTCTGTATCACGATCCTGTCGTACCTCGTCTGGCTGCATCACTTCTTCACGATGGGCTCGGGCGCTAGCGTCAACTCGTTCTTCGGCATCACGACGATGATCATCTCGATCCCGACGGGTGCGAAACTCTTCAACTGGCTGTTCACGATGTATCGCGGCCGGATTCGCTTCGAGCTGCCGATGATGTGGACCGTCGCGTTCATGCTGACGTTCGTGATCGGCGGCATGACGGGCGTCCTGCTCGCAGTTCCGCCGGCGGACTTCGTGCTTCACAACAGTCTCTTCCTGATCGCGCATTTCCATAACGTGATCATTGGTGGCGTCGTGTTCGGCTGCTTTGCGGGCATCGCGTACTGGTTCCCGAAGGTCACCGGTTTCAAGCTCGATCCGTTCTGGGGCAAGATGTCGTTCTGGTTCTGGGTCTCGGGCTTCTACCTCGCCTTCATGCCGCTCTACGTTCTTGGCCTGATGGGTGTGACCCGCCGCCTGCGCGTGTTCGACGACCCGTCGCTGCAGATCTACTTCGTCATCGCGGCGTTCGGTGCGTTCCTGATCGCACTCGGTATCGGTTCGTTCCTCATCCAGCTCGCCGTCAGCATCAAGAACCGCGAGAAGCTGCGCGACCTCACCGGCGATCCCTGGAATGCACGGACGCTCGAATGGTCGACGTCATCGCCGCCGCCGGTCTACAATTTCGCCTTTACGCCGGTCGTCTACGATCACGATGCGTGGTGGGACATGAAGGAGCACGGCTATAAGCGGCCGATGGGAGGCTTCAAGCCAATCCATATGCCGAGGAACACCGGAGCCGGTGTCATTCTCGCCGGTCTTAGCTTCATCACCGGTTTCGCTTTGATCTGGTACATCTGGTGGCTGGCCGCCGTTGGCTTCGTTGCGCTACTGGCGACCGCGATTGGTCATACCTTCAACTACAATCGGAGCTTCAACATTCCGACGCAGCAGATCGTTGAAACCGAGAGCGAGCGCACTCAGCTCCTTCAATCGGTGGGGGCCTGAGCGATGACGACAATGACGGCAAGTGCGTCGGCGTCCGGGGCCGGAGAGGCAAAGGAAACGCGCCCCTTCTACGTGGCCGATGAGCACGAGCAC from Hyphomicrobium sp. MC1 harbors:
- the cyoB gene encoding cytochrome o ubiquinol oxidase subunit I, yielding MFENFDLQKAIFGRLTLESIPYHEPILVMTFIGVAIGGAVVLGAITYYRLWGYLWHEWFTSVDHKRIGVMYIVLGLVMLLRGFADAIMMRAQQAIAFNGNEGYLPAHHFDQIFTAHGVIMIFFVAMPLVTGLMNYVVPLQIGARDVAFPFLNNFSFWMTVSGGVLVMASLFVGEFARTGWLAYPPLSNYAYSPDVGVDYYIWALQIAGVGTLLSGVNLIATIVKMRCPGMTMMKMPVFTWTALCTNVLIVAAFPVLTGVLALLSLDRYVGTNFFTNDFGGNPMMYVNLIWIWGHPEVYILVLPVFGVFSEVTATFSGKRLFGYTSMVYATVCITILSYLVWLHHFFTMGSGASVNSFFGITTMIISIPTGAKLFNWLFTMYRGRIRFELPMMWTVAFMLTFVIGGMTGVLLAVPPADFVLHNSLFLIAHFHNVIIGGVVFGCFAGIAYWFPKVTGFKLDPFWGKMSFWFWVSGFYLAFMPLYVLGLMGVTRRLRVFDDPSLQIYFVIAAFGAFLIALGIGSFLIQLAVSIKNREKLRDLTGDPWNARTLEWSTSSPPPVYNFAFTPVVYDHDAWWDMKEHGYKRPMGGFKPIHMPRNTGAGVILAGLSFITGFALIWYIWWLAAVGFVALLATAIGHTFNYNRSFNIPTQQIVETESERTQLLQSVGA